From one Suricata suricatta isolate VVHF042 chromosome 8, meerkat_22Aug2017_6uvM2_HiC, whole genome shotgun sequence genomic stretch:
- the SVBP gene encoding small vasohibin-binding protein isoform X2 → MDPPARKEKSKVKEPVSRVEKAKQKSAQQELKQRQRAEIYALNRVMTELEQQQFDEFCKQMQPPRE, encoded by the exons ATGGACCCACCTGCCCGCAAAGAAAAATCCAAAGTTAAAGAACCCGTCAGCAGAGTGGAGAAGGCCAAGCAGAAATCAGCCCAGCAGGAGCTGAAGcaaagacagagagcagag ATCTACGCCCTCAACCGAGTCATGACGGAGCTGGAGCAGCAGCAGTTCGACGAGTTCTGTAAACAGATGCAGCCTCCCAGAGAGTGA
- the SVBP gene encoding small vasohibin-binding protein isoform X1, with protein sequence MGCCPILQTGNRLRLGRGFYFSVPELRSLQKLRVMDPPARKEKSKVKEPVSRVEKAKQKSAQQELKQRQRAEIYALNRVMTELEQQQFDEFCKQMQPPRE encoded by the exons ATGGGCTGTTGTCCCATTTTGCAgacaggaaacaggctcagatTGGGGAGGGGATTTTATTTTAGCGT GCCAGAGCTAAGAAGCCTTCAGAAGCTGAGAGTCATGGACCCACCTGCCCGCAAAGAAAAATCCAAAGTTAAAGAACCCGTCAGCAGAGTGGAGAAGGCCAAGCAGAAATCAGCCCAGCAGGAGCTGAAGcaaagacagagagcagag ATCTACGCCCTCAACCGAGTCATGACGGAGCTGGAGCAGCAGCAGTTCGACGAGTTCTGTAAACAGATGCAGCCTCCCAGAGAGTGA